A portion of the Trichomycterus rosablanca isolate fTriRos1 chromosome 17, fTriRos1.hap1, whole genome shotgun sequence genome contains these proteins:
- the ttc14 gene encoding tetratricopeptide repeat protein 14 yields the protein MDRDLLRQSVTFHGHGLFSLLKCEQSENPDFKHVTDYLAKSVNQRDENDDSPVMEQFIARKADLLFASCWKTTTPTDDEWQEDTREPYALMPPLERFMDVSHEERRELFYRDVERGDVVIGRITSIRDFGFFVNLLCTAGGLERDVEDLEITGLCPIRDVPSTGNHDDPLSYFQVGDVIRAGVKDIDRYHEKLTLSLHNSSLAPNLERTKLGVISKEDLPLHYTRGQQVSSDGGEPYELLLQSSTGFSNPANVDYLLNKLGISDTESHSLMRGLQSKHFLEDDYARTIRKKQSASWALKCVKSGVNHFKSGRHVEAMNEYNKALEIDTNNVEALVARGALYATKGSLIKAIDDFELALESCPTHRNAKKYLCQTLVERGGQLEEEEKLVTAEGLYKKAVTLDDTFQEAKEALRKLQTRIQKTLELKAEEAAKEEEVKPTPETSAEKLRKILKEEKRMKKKRKRSESSSDSSSSSSSSSDDSSSRKKSKKRKRKRRRSSHGAKKHKRRNSSRDVEEEEEEEEDYPVPADTSASFIDQKRSFARALEEGRTGEGRYDDPFARNGRDKERRRSEDDPGTWPESSGTSRTSCRKDSSSSAYSGVSMRSDSRKSSSYDSRKSDSNKSGSHGKFRAGNDGSERRSSSSGDTKASDGNQKKSLSANLLDIFNQIAEFKKERKQKK from the exons GAAAGCAGATCTTCTGTTCGCTTCATGTTGGAAAACCACCACGCCCACGGATGATGAGTGGCAGGAAGACACCAGAG AACCGTATGCCCTCATGCCTCCTCTGGAGCGGTTCATGGACGTCTCACATGAGGAGAGGAGAGAGCTCTTCTACAGAGACGTGGAACGAGGAGACGTCGTCATCGGAAGAATCACGTCCATCCGAGACTTCGGCTTCTTTGTGAATCTTCTCTGCACCGCTGGGGGTCTGGAGAGGGACGTGGAGGACCTGGAGATCACG GGTCTCTGTCCTATCAGAGATGTGCCATCGACCGGCAACCACGACGATCCCTTGTCTTATTTTCAAGTTGGCGATGTAATAAGAG CTGGTGTGAAGGACATCGACCGTTACCATGAGAAGCTGACCCTGTCGCTCCACAACTCCTCCCTGGCCCCCAATCTGGAGAGAACCAAGCTGGGTGTAATAAGCAAGGAGGATTTACCTCTCCACTACAC TCGCGGTCAGCAGGTGAGCAGTGACGGCGGTGAACCGTACGAGCTCTTACTGCAGAGTTCAACCGGATTCTCCAACCCGGCCAACGTGGATTATCTGCTGAACAAGCTGGGCATCAGCGACACCGAGTCTCACTCGCTCATGAGAGGATTACAGAg taaacatttcctggAGGACGATTACGCGAGAACGATTAGGAAGAAACAATCTGCATCCTGGGCGCTGAAATG CGTCAAATCCGGAGTGAACCACTTCAAATCGGGGCGACACGTAGAGGCCATGAACGAGTATAACAAGGCGCTGGAGATCGATACCAACAACGTGGAGGCTCTGGTAGCGCGCGGCGCTCT GTACGCAACCAAAGGCAGCCTGATAAAAGCTATCGATGACTTTGAGCTGGCTCTGGAGAGTTGCCCGACTCACAGGAATGCCAAGAAATACCTGTGCCAGACGCTGGTGGAACGAGGTGGCCA gctggaggaggaggagaagctGGTCACGGCTGAGGGACTTTATAAGAAAGCCGTGACTTTAGACGACACGTTTCAGGAAGCGAAGGAAGCGCTGAGGAAGCTGCAGACGCGCATCCAG AAAACTCTGGAACTGAAAGCCGAGGAGGCGGCTAAAGAGGAGGAGGTAAAACCCACGCCCGAGACGAGCGCCGAGAAATTACGTAAGATcttaaaagaagagaaaag GATGAAGAAGAAGCGGAAGAGGTCGGAGTCCTCGTCCGATTCGTCCTCCAGTTCCAGCTCCTCCAGCGACGACTCCTCCAGCCGCAAGAAGTCCAAGAAGCGGAAGCGCAAACGCCGACGGTCTTCACACGGCGCTAAAAAACACAAGCGCCGAAATTCGTCCCGCGACGtcgaggaggaggaagaagaggaggaggactACCCGGTTCCCGCCGACACCTCGGCCTCCTTCATCGACCAGAAACGGAGCTTCGCTAGGGCGCTGGAGGAGGGAAGAACCGGAGAAGGTAGGTATGATGATCCCTTCGCTCGGAACGGCCGGGATAAAGAGCGGAGAAGATCCGAGGACGATCCCGGCACGTGGCCGGAGAGTTCCGGTACCTCGCGCACCTCCTGCAGGAAGGATTCGTCCTCCTCCGCTTACTCTGGGGTCTCCATGAGATCAGACTCGAGGAAGTCCAGCTCGTACGACTCTCGCAAGTCTGACTCCAATAAATCCGGGAGTCACGGGAAGTTCCGGGCGGGGAACGACGGGAGCGAGCGGAGATCGAGCAGCAGCGGTGATACGAAAGCCTCGGACGGAAACCAGAAGAAAAGTTTATCTGCAAATCTGTTAGACATCTTCAACCAGATCGCCGAGTTTAAGAAGGAGAGGAAGCAGAAGAAATGA